Proteins found in one Hymenobacter sp. J193 genomic segment:
- a CDS encoding immunity 26/phosphotriesterase HocA family protein, translating into MAKRLKSGHILRIPLYHNWGFAYAKYVNVIGVQGNQSYPDLIKIFDYRSLVDEPIDAALLHTYLMQPILLAGRLPTLRHGFWSIVGALPLLPEDDELPDLRVDESTIADRMVIYQQPRPGATLYTKNLELRPQFETSLANVEHLEFLGARGSGLIEISATMSFMLQDGVYPGDFLT; encoded by the coding sequence ATGGCGAAACGGCTTAAGTCTGGGCACATTTTACGGATACCACTATACCACAACTGGGGCTTCGCTTACGCGAAATATGTTAATGTCATTGGTGTACAAGGCAACCAGTCCTATCCAGACCTCATCAAGATTTTTGATTACCGTTCGTTGGTCGATGAACCTATTGACGCGGCTCTCCTGCATACCTACCTGATGCAACCCATCCTACTTGCAGGCCGGCTCCCCACCCTTAGGCATGGATTCTGGTCTATCGTAGGAGCATTGCCACTACTGCCTGAGGATGACGAGTTACCTGATTTGCGGGTTGACGAATCGACTATTGCGGACCGTATGGTGATTTATCAGCAACCCCGGCCTGGTGCCACACTCTATACCAAAAACTTGGAGTTACGTCCTCAATTTGAAACGTCTCTCGCCAATGTTGAGCATTTAGAATTTTTAGGTGCTCGAGGGTCAGGCCTGATTGAAATCAGTGCTACCATGTCGTTCATGCTCCAAGACGGGGTCTATCCTGGCGACTTTTTGACTTAG
- a CDS encoding toprim domain-containing protein, with protein sequence MSKYQLEQPGGSGPSTMYITSSGTVSQRQVELMQKDIDRQHGKEVVLCNDNDAAGVRFNPHHMNDFRAPRQNVGPGNR encoded by the coding sequence ATGAGCAAGTACCAGCTGGAGCAGCCAGGCGGATCAGGGCCAAGTACCATGTACATCACCAGCAGCGGCACCGTCTCGCAGCGGCAGGTGGAGTTGATGCAAAAAGACATCGACCGGCAGCATGGGAAAGAGGTGGTGCTATGCAACGATAACGATGCGGCCGGGGTGCGCTTCAACCCCCACCACATGAACGACTTCCGGGCACCGCGGCAAAACGTGGGCCCTGGAAACAGGTAG